A genomic segment from Juglans regia cultivar Chandler chromosome 14, Walnut 2.0, whole genome shotgun sequence encodes:
- the LOC108980176 gene encoding CO(2)-response secreted protease-like isoform X1, with amino-acid sequence MASLLQLLHLIFSISFLLVCGIATSNYQTPKPYVVYMGSTSSSNNELGSDQVAESAYMQLLSSIIPSEDQNERRSLIHHYNYAFKGFSAMLTENEASILSAAGHPDIVSVFPDSVLQLHTTRSWDFLETETGILRASATYNKHVSSDVIIGMIDTGIWPECPSFNDKGIGEIPSRWKGVCIEGHDFKLSNCNRKLIGARYYPTPEMNSINGSKMSPAAGKTSSGSPRDYVDHGTHTASTAGGFPVVNASYYGLAGGTARGGFPSARIASYKACSKVGCSSSSLLKAFDDALKDGVDIISVSIGADNFFLSDYKNDPIAIGAFHAENMGVMVACSGGNDGPFSHTIKNTAPWIFTVAASSIDRDFRSTIQLGNGKTFRGSAINLSNLTKKRTYPLVFGKDIASNFTPTYEARNCRPGSLDPEKAAGKIVVCVDNDPSISRNIKKLVVEDMEAIGIIFISEAEKDVPYDSGTFPFVQVGSVEGLQILNYINSTKDPRATILPTVEIPRYKPAPVVAYFSSRGPAQQAENILKPDIMAPGVAILAGTIPRTDEPGSVPVGKKPAQFAIRSGTSMSCPHVTGAASLIKSVHPGWTPSMIKSALMTTATVRDNVGKPLTKGSGKSANPHEMGAGEISPLKALHPGLVFETTTTDYLRFLCYYGYSEKDIRSISNTNFSCPSNSIKELISDINYPSISIANLSRNQTAAKTIQRTVTNVGLSNATYIAKVHAPVGLVVDVFPQKLVFLKGVTKLSYNVSFFGKTAPSGYNFGSLTWFDGRHSVRTVFTVNVHD; translated from the exons ATGGCTTCCCTTCTGCAACTCCTCCATTTGATCTTCTCCATATCTTTTCTGCTTGTCTGTGGCATCGCTACATCTAATTATCAAACTCCCAAG CCTTATGTTGTTTACATGGGAAGTACTTCATCATCAAATAATGAGCTGGGATCAGATCAAGTTGCAGAATCAGCTTACATGCAATTATTGTCCTCCATTATTCCGAG TGAAGATCAGAATGAGAGAAGATCTTTAATCCACCATTATAATTATGCTTTTAAAGGGTTCTCTGCCATGCTTACTGAGAATGAAGCTTCTATCTTATctg CTGCAGGCCATCCTGATATTGTGTCCGTCTTCCCCGATTCTGTCCTTCAACTACACACCACACGTTCTTGGGATTTCTTGGAAACAGAAACAGGGATATTGAGGGCGAGCGCAACATATAATAAGCATGTATCAAGTGATGTCATAATTGGGATGATAGAcacag gTATATGGCCCGAGTGTCCAAGTTTCAATGACAAGGGAATTGGGGAAATTCCTTCAAGATGGAAAGGAGTTTGCATAGAGGGACATGACTTCAAACTATCCAATTGTAACAG GAAGTTGATAGGAGCAAGATACTACCCCACCCCAGAGATGAACTCCATTAATGGTAGCAAGATGAGTCCAGCAGCAGGCAAAACTTCTTCTGGATCGCCTAGGGATTATGTAGATCATGGCACTCACACAGCATCTACAGCAGGTGGTTTCCCAGTCGTCAATGCTAGTTATTATGGCTTAGCAGGAGGGACAGCAAGGGGTGGCTTCCCATCAGCAAGGATTGCGAGCTACAAGGCATGCTCAAAAGTAGGATGCTCTAGTTCCTCCTTATTGAAGGCTTTTGACGATGCACTTAAAGATGGTGTAGACATAATATCAGTTTCCATTGGAGCGGACAACTTCTTTCTGTCAGATTACAAAAATGACCCCATTGCCATTGGAGCATTTCATGCAGAGAATATGGGGGTCATGGTTGCTTGCTCTGGAGGCAACGATGGTCCTTTTTCTCACACCATTAAAAATACGGCTCCATGGATCTTTACTGTTGCGGCTTCTAGTATTGATAGGGACTTCCGCTCCACCATACAGCTTGGAAACGGGAAAACTTTCAGa GGATCTGCCATTAACTTGTCTAACCTGACCAAGAAGAGGACCTATCCTCTTGTTTTCGGAAAGGATATTGCTTCTAACTTTACCCCCACATATGAAGCAAG AAATTGCCGTCCGGGATCATTAGATCCAGAGAAAGCTGCAGGCAAGATAGTTGTTTGTGTTGATAACGACCCATCTATATCAAGGAACATCAAGAAACTAGTCGTAGAAGATATGGAAGCCATAGGGATTATTTTCATAAGTGAGGCTGAGAAAGATGTGCCATATGATTCGGGCACTTTCCCATTCGTACAAGTTGGCAGTGTTGAAGGGTTGCAGATTCTTAACTACATCAATTCCACCAA GGACCCAAGAGCAACAATTCTTCCGACAGTTGAAATTCCAAGGTATAAACCTGCACCAGTTGTGGCGTACTTCTCATCCAGAGGTCCCGCTCAGCAAGCAGAAAACATTCTTAag CCTGATATAATGGCCCCGGGAGTGGCTATTTTAGCTGGCACGATTCCACGTACTGATGAGCCTGGCAGCGTTCCAGTTGGTAAGAAGCCAGCCCAATTTGCCATAAGATCTGGAACGTCAATGTCTTGCCCCCATGTAACAGGCGCAGCTTCATTGATCAAGTCAGTGCACCCTGGGTGGACTCCTTCCATGATCAAATCAGCACTGATGACAacag CAACCGTTCGCGACAACGTGGGGAAACCTTTGACAAAGGGTTCGGGCAAGTCTGCAAATCCACATGAGATGGGGGCTGGAGAAATAAGCCCACTCAAAGCTCTCCATCCAGGACTGGTCTTTGAAACCACGACAACTGACTATCTCAGATTCCTCTGTTATTATGGCTATTCAGAGAAAGATATAAGATCGATATCGAACACCAACTTCAGCTGCCCAAGTAACTCCATTAAGGAACTCATCTCAGATATCAACTATCCATCCATCTCCATTGCTAACCTCAGTCGGAATCAAACTGCAGCTAAAACAATCCAAAGAACAGTGACCAACGTGGGACTCTCAAATGCCACTTACATTGCTAAGGTTCATGCTCCGGTGGGGTTAGTGGTCGATGTGTTCCCTCAGAAGCTTGTTTTTCTCAAGGGTGTGACAAAGTTGTCCTACAATGTCTCATTCTTTGGCAAGACGGCTCCTAGTGGCTACAATTTTGGGTCTCTTACATGGTTTGACGGTCGACATTCTGTCCGCACCGTGTTTACTGTGAATGTTCATGACTAA
- the LOC108980176 gene encoding CO(2)-response secreted protease-like isoform X2, whose amino-acid sequence MASLLQLLHLIFSISFLLVCGIATSNYQTPKPYVVYMGSTSSSNNELGSDQVAESAYMQLLSSIIPSEDQNERRSLIHHYNYAFKGFSAMLTENEASILSGHPDIVSVFPDSVLQLHTTRSWDFLETETGILRASATYNKHVSSDVIIGMIDTGIWPECPSFNDKGIGEIPSRWKGVCIEGHDFKLSNCNRKLIGARYYPTPEMNSINGSKMSPAAGKTSSGSPRDYVDHGTHTASTAGGFPVVNASYYGLAGGTARGGFPSARIASYKACSKVGCSSSSLLKAFDDALKDGVDIISVSIGADNFFLSDYKNDPIAIGAFHAENMGVMVACSGGNDGPFSHTIKNTAPWIFTVAASSIDRDFRSTIQLGNGKTFRGSAINLSNLTKKRTYPLVFGKDIASNFTPTYEARNCRPGSLDPEKAAGKIVVCVDNDPSISRNIKKLVVEDMEAIGIIFISEAEKDVPYDSGTFPFVQVGSVEGLQILNYINSTKDPRATILPTVEIPRYKPAPVVAYFSSRGPAQQAENILKPDIMAPGVAILAGTIPRTDEPGSVPVGKKPAQFAIRSGTSMSCPHVTGAASLIKSVHPGWTPSMIKSALMTTATVRDNVGKPLTKGSGKSANPHEMGAGEISPLKALHPGLVFETTTTDYLRFLCYYGYSEKDIRSISNTNFSCPSNSIKELISDINYPSISIANLSRNQTAAKTIQRTVTNVGLSNATYIAKVHAPVGLVVDVFPQKLVFLKGVTKLSYNVSFFGKTAPSGYNFGSLTWFDGRHSVRTVFTVNVHD is encoded by the exons ATGGCTTCCCTTCTGCAACTCCTCCATTTGATCTTCTCCATATCTTTTCTGCTTGTCTGTGGCATCGCTACATCTAATTATCAAACTCCCAAG CCTTATGTTGTTTACATGGGAAGTACTTCATCATCAAATAATGAGCTGGGATCAGATCAAGTTGCAGAATCAGCTTACATGCAATTATTGTCCTCCATTATTCCGAG TGAAGATCAGAATGAGAGAAGATCTTTAATCCACCATTATAATTATGCTTTTAAAGGGTTCTCTGCCATGCTTACTGAGAATGAAGCTTCTATCTTATctg GCCATCCTGATATTGTGTCCGTCTTCCCCGATTCTGTCCTTCAACTACACACCACACGTTCTTGGGATTTCTTGGAAACAGAAACAGGGATATTGAGGGCGAGCGCAACATATAATAAGCATGTATCAAGTGATGTCATAATTGGGATGATAGAcacag gTATATGGCCCGAGTGTCCAAGTTTCAATGACAAGGGAATTGGGGAAATTCCTTCAAGATGGAAAGGAGTTTGCATAGAGGGACATGACTTCAAACTATCCAATTGTAACAG GAAGTTGATAGGAGCAAGATACTACCCCACCCCAGAGATGAACTCCATTAATGGTAGCAAGATGAGTCCAGCAGCAGGCAAAACTTCTTCTGGATCGCCTAGGGATTATGTAGATCATGGCACTCACACAGCATCTACAGCAGGTGGTTTCCCAGTCGTCAATGCTAGTTATTATGGCTTAGCAGGAGGGACAGCAAGGGGTGGCTTCCCATCAGCAAGGATTGCGAGCTACAAGGCATGCTCAAAAGTAGGATGCTCTAGTTCCTCCTTATTGAAGGCTTTTGACGATGCACTTAAAGATGGTGTAGACATAATATCAGTTTCCATTGGAGCGGACAACTTCTTTCTGTCAGATTACAAAAATGACCCCATTGCCATTGGAGCATTTCATGCAGAGAATATGGGGGTCATGGTTGCTTGCTCTGGAGGCAACGATGGTCCTTTTTCTCACACCATTAAAAATACGGCTCCATGGATCTTTACTGTTGCGGCTTCTAGTATTGATAGGGACTTCCGCTCCACCATACAGCTTGGAAACGGGAAAACTTTCAGa GGATCTGCCATTAACTTGTCTAACCTGACCAAGAAGAGGACCTATCCTCTTGTTTTCGGAAAGGATATTGCTTCTAACTTTACCCCCACATATGAAGCAAG AAATTGCCGTCCGGGATCATTAGATCCAGAGAAAGCTGCAGGCAAGATAGTTGTTTGTGTTGATAACGACCCATCTATATCAAGGAACATCAAGAAACTAGTCGTAGAAGATATGGAAGCCATAGGGATTATTTTCATAAGTGAGGCTGAGAAAGATGTGCCATATGATTCGGGCACTTTCCCATTCGTACAAGTTGGCAGTGTTGAAGGGTTGCAGATTCTTAACTACATCAATTCCACCAA GGACCCAAGAGCAACAATTCTTCCGACAGTTGAAATTCCAAGGTATAAACCTGCACCAGTTGTGGCGTACTTCTCATCCAGAGGTCCCGCTCAGCAAGCAGAAAACATTCTTAag CCTGATATAATGGCCCCGGGAGTGGCTATTTTAGCTGGCACGATTCCACGTACTGATGAGCCTGGCAGCGTTCCAGTTGGTAAGAAGCCAGCCCAATTTGCCATAAGATCTGGAACGTCAATGTCTTGCCCCCATGTAACAGGCGCAGCTTCATTGATCAAGTCAGTGCACCCTGGGTGGACTCCTTCCATGATCAAATCAGCACTGATGACAacag CAACCGTTCGCGACAACGTGGGGAAACCTTTGACAAAGGGTTCGGGCAAGTCTGCAAATCCACATGAGATGGGGGCTGGAGAAATAAGCCCACTCAAAGCTCTCCATCCAGGACTGGTCTTTGAAACCACGACAACTGACTATCTCAGATTCCTCTGTTATTATGGCTATTCAGAGAAAGATATAAGATCGATATCGAACACCAACTTCAGCTGCCCAAGTAACTCCATTAAGGAACTCATCTCAGATATCAACTATCCATCCATCTCCATTGCTAACCTCAGTCGGAATCAAACTGCAGCTAAAACAATCCAAAGAACAGTGACCAACGTGGGACTCTCAAATGCCACTTACATTGCTAAGGTTCATGCTCCGGTGGGGTTAGTGGTCGATGTGTTCCCTCAGAAGCTTGTTTTTCTCAAGGGTGTGACAAAGTTGTCCTACAATGTCTCATTCTTTGGCAAGACGGCTCCTAGTGGCTACAATTTTGGGTCTCTTACATGGTTTGACGGTCGACATTCTGTCCGCACCGTGTTTACTGTGAATGTTCATGACTAA
- the LOC108980180 gene encoding histone-lysine N-methyltransferase, H3 lysine-9 specific SUVH1-like, with protein sequence MESGSGFNYVPPSASFDKSRVLDVKPLRSLKPVFPSGSEAPPFVCAPPNGPFPHGFMPFYPFSVPQGSQASPDLNHHNPQSMQMPMGPVPAPLRAFRSPQSQEYSRAFNGDADSSMGTFREVDGNEDGYFVGKKRAASRMQKKTRKNQDAKPSFSFAARKGSGPGFVVDINQAERDDGNREVVNLVLMRFDALRRRLSQLEDAKELGNGVIRRADLKAANLLMSKGIRTNMRRRIGAPPGVEIGDIFFFRMEMCVVGLHSQSMGGIDYLIFKDTLDQDPVVVCIVSSAGYDDDVEDTDVLIYSGQGGNFGKRDKQATDQKLQRGNLALERSFQRGNDIRVVRGIKDAFNPTSKIYVYDGLYKIQESWTENKTGCNIFKYKFVRMPGQPDAFAIWKSIQKWKEGLSPRVGLILPDLTSGAESIPVSLVNDVDEEKGPAHFTYFPTVKYSKSFNLTQPSFGCNCQNACQPGDPNCSCIRKNEGDFPYTNNGVLVGRKPLIHECGPTCPCLPNCKNRVSQNGLKVHLEVFKTTDRGWGLRSWDPIRAGTFICEYAGEVIDKVKGKQGGEEGENDEYVFDTTRFYNPFKWNYEPGLLEEECSNDSNEVYKIPSPLIISAKNMGNVARFMNHSCSPNVFWQPVLYEHNNQSFLHIAFFAIKHIPPMTELTYDYGIARSDEVEGNNELTGKKKCLCGSSSCRGYFG encoded by the coding sequence ATGGAATCTGGGTCAGGTTTCAACTATGTTCCTCCTTCAGCCTCTTTTGATAAGTCCAGAGTTTTGGATGTGAAGCCTCTGCGTAGTTTAAAACCAGTTTTCCCAAGTGGATCTGAAGCTCCCCCATTCGTGTGCGCCCCACCGAATGGCCCTTTCCCTCATGGATTTATGCCGTTTTACCCCTTCAGTGTGCCACAAGGATCTCAAGCCTCACCCGATCTTAACCACCATAACCCACAATCAATGCAGATGCCAATGGGTCCTGTACCGGCTCCCCTTCGTGCGTTTCGAAGTCCGCAATCACAAGAATATTCGAGAGCATTTAATGGAGATGCTGATTCATCAATGGGGACATTTAGGGAAGTGGATGGGAATGAAGATGGTTATTTTGTTGGTAAAAAACGAGCAGCTTCTCGCATGCAAAAGAAGACAAGGAAAAATCAGGACGCTAAACCTTCCTTTTCCTTTGCTGCCAGAAAAGGGTCTGGTCCAGGTTTTGTTGTAGATATTAATCAAGCAGAAAGGGATGATGGTAACAGGGAAGTGGTTAATCTGGTGCTTATGAGATTTGATGCACTTCGGAGAAGGCTCAGCCAACTTGAAGATGCCAAGGAACTGGGCAATGGGGTTATCAGACGTGCGGATTTAAAAGCTGCAAATCTCTTGATGAGCAAGGGGATCCGGACGAACATGAGGAGGAGGATTGGAGCTCCGCCTGGGGTTGAAATTGGGGATATCTTCTTTTTCCGTATGGAAATGTGTGTGGTGGGATTACATTCTCAGTCTATGGGTGGCATTGACTATCTTATTTTCAAGGACACATTGGACCAAGATCCAGTGGTTGTGTGCATTGTTTCGTCTGCAggatatgatgatgatgtggaGGATACGGATGTTCTGATTTATAGTGGTCAGGGTGGCAATTTTGGTAAGAGGGACAAACAGGCAACTGATCAGAAGCTTCAGAGGGGAAATCTTGCTTTGGAGAGAAGCTTTCAGCGGGGCAATGACATCAGAGTCGTCCGGGGTATCAAAGATGCTTTTAATCCAACATCAAAGATTTATGTCTATGATGGGCTTTATAAAATTCAAGAGTCCTGGACTGAGAATAAAACTGGTTGCAATATATTCAAGTACAAATTTGTGAGAATGCCAGGGCAGCCTGATGCTTTTGCTATTTGGAAATCAATTCAGAAGTGGAAGGAAGGCTTGTCTCCAAGGGTTGGACTTATCCTTCCAGACCTCACCTCAGGGGCTGAAAGTATACCTGTTTCACTTGTAAACGATGTTGATGAAGAAAAGGGCCCTGCTCATTTCACTTATTTTCCCACTGTCAAGTATTCAAAATCATTCAATTTAACACAGCCTTCTTTTGGCTGCAACTGCCAGAACGCTTGCCAACCAGGCGATCCCAACTGCTCTTGCATTCGGAAAAATGAAGGCGATTTTCCTTATACTAACAATGGGGTTCTTGTGGGCCGAAAGCCTTTGATACATGAATGTGGTCCCACATGTCCTTGCCTTCCTAACTGCAAAAACCGAGTATCCCAGAATGGTTTGAAAGTTCACTTGGAAGTATTCAAAACAACGGATAGGGGCTGGGGTCTGCGGTCATGGGACCCTATTCGTGCAGGTACTTTTATATGTGAGTATGCAGGTGAAGTTATTGACAAAGTTAAGGGAAAGCAGGGTGGGGAGGAAGGTGAAAATGATGAGTATGTTTTTGATACAACTCGTTTTTATAATCCATTCAAGTGGAATTATGAACCTGGCTTATTGGAGGAGGAATGTTCTAATGACTCTAATGAGGTTTACAAAATTCCATCTCCCCTAATCATAAGTGCCAAGAATATGGGAAATGTAGCTCGATTTATGAATCATAGTTgctcaccaaatgttttctggcAACCAGTTTTATATGAACACAATAATCAATCCTTTCTTCATATTGCCTTTTTTGCAATCAAACATATCCCGCCTATGACAGAGTTGACTTATGATTATGGGATTGCCCGCTCTGATGAGGTTGAGGGAAACAACGAACTCACTGGGAAAAAGAAATGCTTATGTGGATCATCAAGCTGCCGTGGTTATTTTGGTTAA